A window of Mercenaria mercenaria strain notata chromosome 16, MADL_Memer_1, whole genome shotgun sequence contains these coding sequences:
- the LOC123540845 gene encoding orexin receptor type 2-like, whose product MPSYSAESLSKHSFGEIDASGYNRSNITYMTDGADMETLQHQQFLILLPSFIYTAFLMMVGMPGNFIVIIVYLLKMTKTTSRHFIISLAICDFINCAFGMPVELSLIWNFYSFDYPILCKISRFSTFFMNNTSSCVLIAIAVDRFRRVCLPLRPNMTVKHSKIICITVTIISIISAVPSLFIYGTRTILLPAPLNDTMFVLKTCYVDDSVGTKLPLIFNLYMFIIIILMILCLGIMYALVGRVVCSRKHFSDDSFRKLKFGTSVSVDSKSRFSTRFLKSFSEHSPKLFHSARTQERKDSPVPDIAEPLAIRDRAHSDISVRRHGGKEIRAGRTTTILFIVTLIFVLSFVPYLAIVTMRYIKKDLTKSMTPVQLTVYNLTLRSYLLNSAVNPIVYCFLNRQFRMKVKLFFGSIFCRCKK is encoded by the coding sequence ATGCCGTCCTACAGCGCCGAATCCCTATCGAAACATTCCTTCGGTGAAATTGACGCTTCCGGTTATAACAGGTCGAACATAACCTACATGACAGACGGAGCTGATATGGAGACCCTGCAACATCAGCAGTTCTTAATTCTTCTGCCTTCATTCATATATACAGCATTTCTGATGATGGTGGGAATGCCAGGCAATTTCatcgtgataattgtttatcttCTGAAAATGACTAAAACAACATCCAGACATTTCATTATATCCTTGGCAATTTGCGATTTCATTAACTGTGCATTTGGCATGCCTGTTGAATTGTCTTTGATATGGAACTTCTACAGTTTTGACTACCCGATCCTGTGTAAAATATCAAGGTTTTCAACGTTTTTTATGAACAATACGTCGTCATGTGTGCTAATAGCTATCGCTGTTGATAGGTTCAGACGTGTTTGCCTCCCCTTACGTCCAAACATGACTGTCAAACATTCAAAAATCATTTGCATCACTGTAACTATAATTTCTATAATCAGTGCAGTGCCGTCCTTGTTTATTTACGGCACGAGAACCATCCTTCTGCCTGCGCCATTAAATGACACCATGTTTGTTCTGAAAACATGCTACGTTGATGACAGTGTGGGAACTAAGTTACCATTAATATTTAACTTGTAcatgtttatcattattattctaATGATACTATGTTTAGGTATCATGTACGCTCTCGTGGGAAGGGTCGTCTGCAGCCGTAAACACTTTTCAGATGATAGTTTCCGGAAACTAAAATTCGGAACCTCTGTCAGCGTGGATTCAAAAAGCCGATTTTCAACACGATTTTTGAAGTCATTTTCTGAACATTCACCGAAACTTTTTCACTCGGCACGTACACAAGAAAGAAAAGATTCTCCAGTACCAGATATTGCTGAACCATTAGCTATTCGTGATCGGGCAcattcggatatttctgtcagaCGGCATGGCGGAAAGGAAATACGAGCTGGGCGGACAACCACgattctatttatagtaacactgATATTTGTGCTTTCCTTTGTTCCGTATCTTGCTATTGTTACGATGCGGTACATTAAAAAAGATTTGACAAAGTCTATGACGCCTGTGCAGTTAACAGTTTATAATTTGACGCTAAGATCCTATCTGCTCAACAGTGCAGTAAACCCGATAGTGTACTGCTTTTTGAATAGACAGTTTCGGATgaaagtaaaacttttttttggatCTATTTTCTGTCGTTGCAAGAAATGA